A stretch of Lathyrus oleraceus cultivar Zhongwan6 chromosome 6, CAAS_Psat_ZW6_1.0, whole genome shotgun sequence DNA encodes these proteins:
- the LOC127097012 gene encoding polygalacturonase, with the protein MALQRNLSFIMIMISFVACYNEDLLSSIVEDSPYIYDGVTFKDFIKQIVDPALSLESKLGGLSPTSAKTFNVDDYGAQGDGKTDDTQAFKKVWEAACSSKKSVLVVAEKNYLLKPFTFSGPCKSNTITVQISGSLVASDNPSDYNQDPTHWLMFDSVQKLTVKGGGAIDGNGNIWWQNSCKKNKKLPCKNAPTALTLYKCNNLVVEDLTIKNGQQIHLQFQDSSNVRVSGLNVTAPEDSPNTDGIHVTNTENIRISSSFVGTGDDCISIVDGSKNLQATDITCGPGHGISIGSLGEDGSKQFVSGITVKGAKFSGTTNGVRIKTWQGGSGSASNIKFQNIQMKNVSNPIIIDQNYCDQESPCQEQKSAVEIRNVLYQNIKGTSASDVAMEFNCSKNSPCQGIVLQNIDLQLEGGGEAKASCNNVKLSYKGNVKPRCSKYIEEVNEDGGFGSTYI; encoded by the exons ATGGCCCTCCAAAGAAATCTCTCATTCATTATGATCATGATTTCTTTTGTTGCTTGTTATAATGAGGACCTACTTAGTTCAATTGTTGAGGATTCTCCTTATATTTATGATGGTGTAACATTCAAGGACTTTATTAAGCAAATAGTAGATCCTGCTTTGAGCTTAGAGAGCAAGTTGGGTGGCCTTTCTCCTACCTCGGCTAAAACCTTTAATGTTGATGATTATGGAGCTCAAGGAGATGGTAAAACTGATGACACGCAG GCATTCAAGAAAGTTTGGGAAGCAGCATGTTCTTCTAAGAAATCAGTTCTTGTGGTGGCTGAAAAGAATTATCTTCTAAAGCCATTCACATTCTCCGGCCCTTGCAAATCCAACACTATCACAGTTCAGATCTCTGGAAGCCTTGTAGCATCAGATAATCCATCTGATTACAACCAAGATCCCACACACTGGCTTATGTTTGACAGTGTTCAGAAATTAACTGTTAAAGGTGGTGGAGCCATTGATGGAAATGGAAATATTTGGTGGCAAAACTCATGCAAAAAGAACAAAAAGCTT CCTTGCAAAAATGCCCCTACGGCACTGACTTTGTACAAGTGCAACAACTTGGTAGTTGAGGATTTAACTATAAAAAATGGTCAACAAATTCATCTTCAGTTCCAAGATTCTTCCAATGTTAGAGTTTCTGGTCTCAATGTGACAGCGCCGGAGGATAGTCCAAACACCGATGGAATTCATGTCACCAATACTGAAAACATCCGAATCTCAAGCTCCTTTGTAGGAACTG GTGATGATTGTATATCAATTGTAGATGGGTCCAAGAATCTACAAGCTACAGATATAACCTGTGGACCAGGCCATGGTATCAG CATTGGAAGCTTAGGGGAAGATGGTTCCAAGCAATTTGTTTCAGGAATAACAGTAAAGGGGGCTAAATTTTCCGGTACTACTAATGGAGTGAGAATCAAGACATGGCAGGGAGGATCAGGAAGTGCAAGCAACATCAAATTTCAGAACATTCAAATGAAAAATGTGAGCAATCCTATAATAATAGATCAGAACTACTGTGATCAAGAGAGTCCATGCCAGGAACAG AAATCCGCGGTTGAGATAAGGAATGTGCTGTACCAGAACATAAAAGGCACAAGTGCTTCTGATGTGGCTATGGAGTTTAATTGCAGCAAGAACTCTCCCTGTCAGGGGATAGTATTGCAAAACATAGACCTGCAACTTGAAGGTGGAGGAGAGGCAAAGGCTTCATGCAACAATGTTAAACTGTCCTACAAAGGAAATGTTAAACCTCGTTGCAGCAAGTACATTGAGGAAGTGAATGAAGATGGTGGATTTGGAAGCACTTACATATAA